CTGTTGGTTGTTAGGATGATATCCCAATAGGTGTAACAATATTCAGGGTTTATATCTTCAATGGGAGGTATTTCATCTACCTGCGCCACGATCTTGCACTCACCGAAAGAACTCAACTCGTCAAGGAGCATAATAAGGTTTGTCCCTGTAGAGATAATATCCTTATGAGGTTTGAATCTTATTCTGTATGTCATATTTTCCCCTGAGATATCCCTCTGAATATTCTCTTGAGAGAAAGCTCTATCTTCCTTTTCTATCTTTTTTGTATCTGATTTATGTTTTGATGTGATGTTATTTAAACTGGCAATGATATCATTCTTTTTCTGTGCATCATCTTCTGAGGCAGTCTTATTGAGCATGGCCTTTATTTGGTCTCTTGCAGAGAGGGTAAGGTTTATTATCTCCTTGGTGACCTTTAGTTTTCCTTCCCTCACCTTATCATAAACAGACTCTATCTCATGGGTAAAAGAAGATATGTCATCAAATCCAAACATTGCTCCTGAACCCTTTATTGTATGGAGGGAACGGAAGATCTTGTTTATCAATTCTTGATCATCAGGGTCATATTCAAGCTCCAGGAGGGAACTCTCAAGCTCTTGAAGATGTTCGTTTGCCTCTTAGATAAATACTAACTCATATGAGTCATTCATTATCCCAGCACCTTCTTAACCACAGCGATGAGCTGTTCAGGTTTAAAGGGTTTTATTATCCACCCCGTTGCACCCGCCTTTTTGCCTTCTATCTTTTTTGACTCTTGAGACTCTGTTGTGAGCATTATAATGGGTATGAATCTATAAACAGGGTCTGCCCTCACCTCTTTAATCAAACCAATACCGTCAAGATTTGGCATATTGAGGTCTGTTATGATCATGTGAACCGGCTTGGTTTTCAACTTGTTGATGGCATCAACACCATCCACTGCCTCTACGGTATCATAACCCTCTTTTTTTAAGGTAAACGATACCATTTGGCGTATGCTTGCAGAGTCATCAACTGTCATAATGGTTTTACTCATGTCATCTACTCCTTAAATAGACAGTCATTCTTGTTTTCTCTAAGGCAACCCATCTGCCTTATAAAGCCGGTTCTATAAAGGACCTTTTTTATCAATCCATACGAATCCTTGTTTATTTCCATATTTTTACCTACATTTACAGCGGTCTTATGGGCAGCACAGAGAATCTGAAGGAATGTAAT
This is a stretch of genomic DNA from Syntrophorhabdaceae bacterium. It encodes these proteins:
- a CDS encoding response regulator — protein: MSKTIMTVDDSASIRQMVSFTLKKEGYDTVEAVDGVDAINKLKTKPVHMIITDLNMPNLDGIGLIKEVRADPVYRFIPIIMLTTESQESKKIEGKKAGATGWIIKPFKPEQLIAVVKKVLG
- a CDS encoding STAS domain-containing protein, which produces MDEMDKINKRILALSGDLTVLHAHEIKREITDALKISDGLILDLTDSNDIDITFLQILCAAHKTAVNVGKNMEINKDSYGLIKKVLYRTGFIRQMGCLRENKNDCLFKE